The Malus sylvestris chromosome 12, drMalSylv7.2, whole genome shotgun sequence genome contains a region encoding:
- the LOC126593746 gene encoding AT-hook motif nuclear-localized protein 20-like: MANRWWAGQVGLPGGGVVNETSAVAAAGSSPMKNLMKPDLGISMNTTGTSSLGGSGGDEDDNNSDDPKEGAIEVATRRPRGRPPGSKNKPKPPIFVTRDSPNALRSHVMEISSGADIADSVAQFARRRQRGVCVMSGSGTVINVTLRQPSAPGAVMALHGRFEILFLTGAFLPGPALPGSTGLTIYLAGGQGQVVGGSVVGPLVASGPVMVIAATFSNATYERLPLEEEEEQTGGGTSSGTAAGGAGSPPGIGGGGMGDPAALAGIYNLPSNMLPNGGQAQLSLDQQAAYSSWAHGQGGGRPPF, from the coding sequence ATGGCGAACCGGTGGTGGGCTGGACAGGTAGGTCTACCGGGAGGAGGAGTAGTGAACGAAACCTCAGCCGTAGCAGCCGCCGGCAGCTCCCCCATGAAAAACCTCATGAAACCAGATCTGGGGATCTCCATGAACACCACCGGAACCAGCAGCCTCGGAGGATCCGGCGGTGACGAAGACGACAACAACAGCGACGATCCCAAGGAAGGAGCCATCGAAGTCGCCACGAGACGACCTAGAGGCCGTCCGCCCGGCTCCAAAAACAAGCCCAAACCCCCAATCTTTGTGACTAGAGATAGCCCTAACGCCCTCCGCAGCCACGTCATGGAGATATCCAGCGGGGCCGACATCGCCGACAGCGTCGCCCAGTTCGCCAGGAGAAGGCAGCGCGGCGTCTGTGTCATGAGTGGGAGCGGCACCGTCATCAACGTCACGCTCAGGCAGCCGTCCGCGCCCGGCGCGGTCATGGCGCTTCACGGGAGGTTCGAGATTTTGTTCTTGACTGGAGCGTTTTTGCCTGGCCCTGCACTGCCTGGTTCAACCGGGTTGACCATATATTTGGCAGGCGGGCAGGGCCAGGTTGTTGGAGGAAGTGTGGTTGGCCCCCTTGTGGCTTCAGGGCCCGTGATGGTGATCGCGGCAACGTTTTCTAATGCGACGTATGAGAGGTTGCcattggaggaggaagaagagcaAACAGGAGGGGGTACTAGTTCGGGGACTGCAGCGGGAGGTGCGGGGTCGCCGCCGGGGATTGGAGGTGGTGGGATGGGAGACCCGGCGGCATTGGCAGGGATTTATAATTTGCCATCGAATATGCTTCCAAATGGAGGGCAGGCACAGTTGAGCCTTGATCAGCAGGCAGCTTATTCATCTTGGGCTCATGGTCAAGGTGGTGGTAGGCCTCCATTTTAA
- the LOC126593684 gene encoding uncharacterized protein LOC126593684, translating into MADDLFEGLPPPSANPPPPPSPEIQLRQQLPEPQKPPKPRKTASFSCDSSSSPAPAPPPVAAPKPILKSALKRPNPAESTPEETVPEKKKLRFKTTTDASEQQVIEAMQKIASHIKTPAKFSKASKLAIQLIQAGSVKAETSDYCFAILEAAMESPTSCTDPSMRADYHALFSAAQDASECLDKKQKNQLTTWTIRAVMANELFTDDSFLFSKAAGRLKEAISNLPVATEDDDREEVAVLEDGTKIADEDDQTKQDVTSAAPAENNDESSDPFGLDAFLTPASTKKDDRTKEKKDNKITKEEEETKRFLRSKREALVLCLEIAARRYKTPWCQTVIDILAKHAFDNIARFTLKQRTAIEKLWVSIREQHNRRKQGKSVTGKLDVNAFEWLQQKYSTEKISIRHSVSGSGGRKTETWLG; encoded by the exons ATGGCTGACGACCTGTTTGAAGGCCTCCCTCCGCCATCTGCaaaccctcctcctcctccttctcctgaAATCCAACTCCGGCAACAGCTGCCGGAACCACAAAAGCCACCAAAACCGCGGAAAACAGCTTCTTTTAGCTGCgactcttcttcttcccctgcTCCTGCTCCTCCTCCAGTTGCTGCCCCTAAACCAATTCTCAAATCCGCCCTCAAGCGGCCGAATCCCGCCGAGTCGACCCCAGAAG AAACTGTGccggaaaagaaaaaattgaggtTCAAAACCACGACGGATGCCTCAGAGCAACAGGTGATAGAGGCGATGCAGAAGATAGCTTCGCATATAAAGACTCCTGCGAAGTTTAGTAAGGCTTCAAAGCTTGCCATCCAGCTTATTCAGGCGGGAAGTGTGAAAGCTGAGACTAGTGATTACTGTTTTGCTATACTAGAAGCCGCAATGGAATCTCCTACTTCTTGTACGGATCCTTCCATGCGAGCTGATTACCATGCATTGTTTTCAGCAGCACAAGATGCCTCTGAG tgTCTCGATAAGAAGCAAAAGAATCAATTAACAACATGGACAATCAGGGCAGTGATGGCAAATGAATTATTCACCGACGACAGCTTCCTG TTTTCAAAAGCAGCTGGACGATTAAAGGAAGCCATATCTAATCTGCCTGTTGCAACCGAGGACGATGACAGAGAGGAAGTAGCTGTGCTGGAAGATGGAACAAAGATAGCAGATGAAGATGATCAGACGAAGCAGGATGTGACTTCAGCTGCACCAGCGGAAAATAATGATGAGTCGTCTGATCCGTTTGGGCTTGATGCATTTTTAACTCCTGCCTCTACAAAGAAAGATGAtagaacaaaggaaaaaaaagataacaagatcacgaaggaggaggaagagaccAAGAGATTCCTCAGATCAAAAAGAGAAGCCTTGGTTCTTTGTTTAGAGATAGCTGCTCGGCGTTATAAAACCCCGTG GTGCCAAACAGTCATAGACATATTAGCAAAGCACGCCTTTGATAACATAGCAAGGTTCACATTGAAACAAAGGACTGCCATTGAGAAACTTTGGGTTTCCATACGGGAACAGCATAATCGTCGAAAACAAGGGAAATCGGTTACTGGGAAACTTGATGTCAACGCTTTCGAGTGGCTGCAGCAAAAATATTCTACTGAGAAGATCAGCATTCGGCACTCTGTAAGTGGTAGCGGAGGTCGTAAAACTGAAACTTGGCTTGGATGA
- the LOC126593683 gene encoding pentatricopeptide repeat-containing protein At3g26782, mitochondrial-like, translating to MKTLRKRCNSKAYTSMDHTMVTTKPHLLPPSLLPPSKFKFLQTSPNNHTPHPNTHPSTHQPTTSFTPHGHPNLDHTQQIHAHMIKTQFDHTQQTPLTHLQTQLSPAAQHNFLITSYIKNNCPEIALEIYAQMRRMDTQVDSFTIPSVLKACGQSSFAVLGKETHGFALKSGLDGDVFVRNALIQMYSESGNVVLARLLFDKMTDRDVVSWSTMIRSCVRNRLFGEALDLIREMHRVRVKPSEIAMISMVNLFAGVADIEMGKAMHVHVVRNGKHEKFGVPVTTAMIDMYVKCGNVTYARRLFDGLGQKNIVSWTAMIAGYIHCRDLHEGAKLFNRMLAEGSFPNEITMLSLIIESGSVGAMELGKWLHAYILRHGFVMSLPLATALVDMYGKCGETRYARAVFDSVDNKDVMIWSALISAYAHANCTNEASQLFARMKNSRARPNQVTMVSLISLCAEVGALDLGKWVHSYINQQRVEVDVILRTALVDMYAKCGEIDMALRLFDEATNRDICMWNAMMTGFSMHGCGKQALELFEQMNREAVEPNDITFIGVLHACSHAGLVAEGENFFEKMVRVHGLAPKVEHYGCMVDLLGRAGKLHEAHELIKSMPIQPNTIVWGALLAACKIHKNPDLAEVASRQLLQLEPRNCGYNILMSNIYAASNRWNDVAGVRKAMKDRGTKKEPGLSSIELNGSVHDFVMGDKAHPQAGKIYEMLAEMIKKLKESGYTPNTSVVLQNIDEEEKETAVNYHSEKLAMAFGLIATAAGTPIRVVKNLRVCDDCHTATKLLSKIYGRVIIVRDRNRFHHFREGSCSCGDYW from the coding sequence ATGAAAACATTGAGAAAAAGATGCAATTCCAAAGCCTACACATCCATGGACCATACAATGGTCACCACCAAACCTCATCTCCTTCCACCTTCCCTCCTTCCTCCCTCCAAATTCAAATTCCTCCAAACCTCTCCAAACAATCACACCCCACACCCAAACACCCACCCATCTACCCACCAACCAACCACTTCTTTTACCCCCCATGGACACCCCAACCTTGACCACACCCAGCAAATCCATGCCCACATGATCAAAACCCAATTTGATCACACCCAGCAAACCCCTCTCACGCACCTCCAAACCCAGCTAAGCCCTGCAGCTCAGCACAACTTCTTGATAACTTCATACATTAAGAACAACTGCCCGGAAATTGCACTCGAAATATATGCCCAAATGCGAAGAATGGACACCCAAGTCGACAGCTTCACCATTCCATCAGTCCTCAAAGCTTGCGGGCAATCGTCTTTCGCGGTTTTGGGAAAGGAGACGCACGGCTTCGCGCTGAAGAGCGGGTTGGATGGTGATGTTTTCGTGCGCAATGCTTTGATCCAAATGTATAGCGAAAGTGGGAATGTGGTGCTAGCTCGCTTGCTGTTCGATAAAATGACTGACAGAGATGTTGTTTCTTGGAGTACAATGATTAGGAGCTGTGTTAGGAACAGATTGTTTGGTGAGGCATTGGATCTTATAAGGGAAATGCATCGTGTTCGAGTGAAGCCTAGTGAGATTGCCATGATTAGCATGGTTAATCTCTTTGCGGGGGTTGCTGATATCGAAATGGGGAAAGCGATGCATGTTCATGTTGTGAGGAATGGCAAGCATGAGAAATTCGGAGTTCCTGTTACTACTGCTATGATCGACATGTATGTCAAGTGTGGAAATGTAACTTATGCAAGGAGGCTCTTCGACGGGTTAGGACAGAAAAATATTGTTTCGTGGACTGCAATGATCGCGGGGTACATTCATTGCAGAGATTTACACGAGGGAGCAAAACTTTTCAACAGAATGCTGGCGGAAGGAAGTTTTCCGAATGAGATTACAATGCTGAGTTTGATTATCGAGTCTGGGTCTGTCGGCGCTATGGAATTAGGCAAGTGGCTGCACGCCTACATTCTGAGACATGGGTTTGTCATGTCCTTGCCTTTGGCCACTGCTTTGGTCGACATGTATGGAAAATGCGGAGAAACCAGATATGCAAGGGCTGTTTTCGATAGTGTGGATAACAAAGATGTTATGATTTGGAGTGCCTTGATCTCAGCTTACGCGCATGCCAATTGCACTAATGAGGCTTCACAGCTCTTTGCTCGGATGAAGAATAGCAGAGCAAGGCCAAATCAAGTCACAATGGTTAGCCTGATTTCGTTATGTGCAGAAGTTGGAGCCCTTGACCTGGGCAAGTGGGTTCATTCGTATATAAACCAGCAACGGGTGGAAGTTGATGTCATTTTACGAACAGCTCTAGTTGACATGTATGCGAAGTGTGGAGAAATCGATATGGCTCTCAGGTTGTTTGATGAAGCCACAAATCGAGACATTTGCATGTGGAATGCCATGATGACAGGATTTTCTATGCATGGCTGTGGAAAACAAGCTCTGGAACTCTTTGAACAAATGAACAGAGAAGCTGTGGAGCCTAACGACATCACATTTATCGGAGTTCTCCATGCTTGCAGTCACGCTGGATTGGTGGCAGAAGGAGAgaatttttttgagaaaatggtTCGTGTCCATGGATTGGCTCCGAAGGTTGAGCACTACGGATGCATGGTGGATTTGTTAGGTCGAGCTGGGAAACTCCACGAGGCTCATGAACTGATCAAAAGCATGCCCATACAGCCTAACACAATTGTCTGGGGTGCCCTGCTCGCCGCGTGCAAAATCCATAAAAATCCCGACTTGGCTGAAGTTGCGTCAAGGCAGCTTCTCCAGTTGGAACCTCGAAATTGTGGATACAACATTCTGATGTCGAACATCTATGCAGCATCAAACAGATGGAATGATGTTGCCGGGGTGAGAAAAGCCATGAAAGACAGAGGAACCAAGAAAGAACCCGGTCTCAGCTCGATCGAATTAAATGGCTCGGTCCATGACTTTGTAATGGGGGATAAAGCGCACCCTCAAGCCGGAAAAATTTACGAAATGCTGGCTGAGATGATCAAGAAGCTGAAAGAGTCAGGTTACACTCCTAACACGTCGGTCGTGTTGCAGAACATAgatgaggaagagaaagaaactGCGGTTAACTATCACAGCGAGAAACTGGCCATGGCATTCGGTTTGATCGCTACTGCTGCAGGTACCCCGATTCGGGTTGTGAAGAACCTCCGAGTCTGTGACGATTGCCACACAGCAACAAAGCTTTTATCAAAAATTTACGGGAGGGTAATTATAGTAAGGGACCGGAATCGCTTTCACCACTTCCGAGAAGGATCCTGTTCTTGTGGTGATTATTGGTAG
- the LOC126593061 gene encoding peptidyl-prolyl cis-trans isomerase CYP19-3-like: MSNPKVFFDILIGRMKAGRVVMELFADKTPKTAENFRALCTGDKGIGLSGKPLHFKGSTFHRIIPNFMCQGGDFTKGNGTGGESIYGAKFADENFNLKHTGPGILSMANSGPNTNGSQFFICTTSTPWLDGKHVVFGKVVDGYCVVEKMEKVGSERGTTSEPVVIEDCGQIKDEC, translated from the coding sequence ATGTCGAACCCGAAAGTTTTCTTTGACATATTGATCGGAAGGATGAAGGCGGGTCGAGTTGTAATGGAGTTATTTGCTGATAAAACCCCGAAAACTGCTGAAAATTTCCGTGCTCTGTGCACCGGAGATAAGGGGATTGGATTATCAGGGAAGCCACTGCACTTTAAGGGATCCACATTCCATCGCATTATCCCGAACTTCATGTGCCAGGGCGGAGATTTCACAAAGGGCAACGGAACTGGGGGAGAGTCGATTTATGGGGCGAAATTCGCGGATGAGAACTTCAACTTGAAGCATACTGGCCCTGGAATTTTGTCCATGGCGAATTCTGGACCTAATACGAACGGTTCACAGTTCTTCATTTGCACCACGAGCACACCTTGGCTTGACGGAAAGCACGTTGTGTTTGGAAAAGTTGTCGATGGATACTGTGTTGTTGAGAAGATGGAAAAGGTGGGTTCGGAGCGTGGGACTACTTCTGAACCTGTTGTGATCGAAGATTGCGGTCAGATAAAAGATGAGTGTTGA